Proteins encoded within one genomic window of Thunnus maccoyii chromosome 22, fThuMac1.1, whole genome shotgun sequence:
- the LOC121889167 gene encoding type-2 ice-structuring protein-like isoform X1: MKILTVSALVCALMALTTADAVQEAKATKDQTDQRQLVKRPIYCPSGWSRFRGRCFRYMPRAMNWADAEKKCQSMNANLASVHNIEEYHEIQRLILTATNGYKKAWIGGSDAQMEGDWQWSDGSRFIDLNWCSGQPDNDFFGQDCLQMNHGGESKHIISSESVKLQLLCQKYNRRATCVSISSAGKQTQVVLIKKSVNNNCKCNLILC, translated from the exons ATGAAGATTCTGACTGTGTCTGCACTTGTTTGTGCCTTGATGGCTCTGACCACTGCTGACG CTGTTCAAGAGGCAAAGGCTACAAAGGATCAAACAG ATCAGAGACAGCTGGTCAAAAGGCCAATATATTGTCCCAGTGGTTGGAGTCGGTTCAGAGGTCGCTGTTTTCGGTACATGCCAAGAGCCATGAATTGGGCTGACGCTGAG aaAAAGTGCCAATCCATGAATGCAAACCTTGCATCAGTACATAACATAGAGGAGTACCATGAGATTCAGCGGCTGATATTGACAGCCACTAATGGGTATAAAAAAGCATGGATTGGAGGCTCTGATGCACAAATG GAGGGCGATTGGCAGTGGAGTGACGGTTCACGTTTCATAGATCTGAACTGGTGTTCTGGACAGCCTGACAACGACTTTTTTGGCCAGGACTGTTTACAGATGAACCATGGAGGTGAATCAAAGCACATTATTTCCAGTGAGAGTGTAAAGTTACAgctactttgtcagaaatacaatAGAAGGGCAACTTGTGTATCTATTAGCAGTGCAGGTAAACAAACTCAggttgttttaataaagaagtcAGTCAACAATAATTGCAAATGCAATCTTATTTTATGCTAG
- the LOC121889170 gene encoding ladderlectin-like — MKMLAVSLLVCVMMALTTAVALPEADPEKSDKVRISTVCPSGWTGFSGRCFLYVQTPLSWADAERNCLSRGGNLASVQNIDEYHIIQSMILRITHTYPLAWLGGSDAEQEGTWFWSDGSPFSFSYWAPGQPDNRASADCLLMNFGDYKRFDDQPCHYTKPFVCARNE; from the exons ATGAAGATGCTGGCTGTGTCTCTACTGGTTTGTGTCATGATGGCACTGACCACAGCTGTTG CTCTTCCAGAAGCAGACCCTG aAAAGAGTGACAAAGTCAGGATATCAACAGTTTGTCCCAGTGGTTGGACTGGTTTCAGCGGTCGCTGTTTCCTCTATGTTCAAACACCCTTGTCTTGGGCTGATGCTGAG AGAAATTGTCTGTCCCGTGGTGGAAACCTTGCATCAGTGCAAAACATTGATGAGTATCATATCATTCAAAGTATGATACTGAGAATAACTCACACGTATCCACTTGCATGGCTCGGAGGCTCTGATGCAGAACAG GAGGGCACTTGGTTCTGGAGTGATGGTTCACCTTTCAGCTTTTCATACTGGGCTCCAGGGCAGCCTGACAATCGTGCGTCGGCAGACTGTTTGTTGATGAACTTTGGAG ATTATAAGAGATTTGACGACCAGCCTTGCCATTACACAAAGCCGTTTGTCTGTGCCAGAAACGAATGA
- the LOC121889167 gene encoding type-2 ice-structuring protein-like isoform X2, with protein MKILTVSALVCALMALTTADAVQEAKATKDQTDQRQLVKRPIYCPSGWSRFRGRCFRYMPRAMNWADAEKKCQSMNANLASVHNIEEYHEIQRLILTATNGYKKAWIGGSDAQMEGDWQWSDGSRFIDLNWCSGQPDNDFFGQDCLQMNHGENNCWDDTRCSHHLPFVCGKEIDGFLG; from the exons ATGAAGATTCTGACTGTGTCTGCACTTGTTTGTGCCTTGATGGCTCTGACCACTGCTGACG CTGTTCAAGAGGCAAAGGCTACAAAGGATCAAACAG ATCAGAGACAGCTGGTCAAAAGGCCAATATATTGTCCCAGTGGTTGGAGTCGGTTCAGAGGTCGCTGTTTTCGGTACATGCCAAGAGCCATGAATTGGGCTGACGCTGAG aaAAAGTGCCAATCCATGAATGCAAACCTTGCATCAGTACATAACATAGAGGAGTACCATGAGATTCAGCGGCTGATATTGACAGCCACTAATGGGTATAAAAAAGCATGGATTGGAGGCTCTGATGCACAAATG GAGGGCGATTGGCAGTGGAGTGACGGTTCACGTTTCATAGATCTGAACTGGTGTTCTGGACAGCCTGACAACGACTTTTTTGGCCAGGACTGTTTACAGATGAACCATGGAG AAAACAACTGCTGGGATGACACGAGGTGTAGCCATCATCTCCCGTTTGTCTGTGGCAAGGAAATCGATGGATTCCTGGGTTGA
- the LOC121889167 gene encoding type-2 ice-structuring protein-like isoform X3 has translation MKILTVSALVCALMALTTADAVQEAKATKDQTDQRQLVKRPIYCPSGWSRFRGRCFRYMPRAMNWADAEEGDWQWSDGSRFIDLNWCSGQPDNDFFGQDCLQMNHGGESKHIISSESVKLQLLCQKYNRRATCVSISSAGKQTQVVLIKKSVNNNCKCNLILC, from the exons ATGAAGATTCTGACTGTGTCTGCACTTGTTTGTGCCTTGATGGCTCTGACCACTGCTGACG CTGTTCAAGAGGCAAAGGCTACAAAGGATCAAACAG ATCAGAGACAGCTGGTCAAAAGGCCAATATATTGTCCCAGTGGTTGGAGTCGGTTCAGAGGTCGCTGTTTTCGGTACATGCCAAGAGCCATGAATTGGGCTGACGCTGAG GAGGGCGATTGGCAGTGGAGTGACGGTTCACGTTTCATAGATCTGAACTGGTGTTCTGGACAGCCTGACAACGACTTTTTTGGCCAGGACTGTTTACAGATGAACCATGGAGGTGAATCAAAGCACATTATTTCCAGTGAGAGTGTAAAGTTACAgctactttgtcagaaatacaatAGAAGGGCAACTTGTGTATCTATTAGCAGTGCAGGTAAACAAACTCAggttgttttaataaagaagtcAGTCAACAATAATTGCAAATGCAATCTTATTTTATGCTAG